The Takifugu rubripes chromosome 7, fTakRub1.2, whole genome shotgun sequence genome has a segment encoding these proteins:
- the LOC101071133 gene encoding uncharacterized protein isoform X2, with translation MEPADVPSEPAPQRASERERRPPAYLTDYVVATLPSEGQTHTTQQALSSQRSRSGRSCSSQKSCDSRSTRSSRSFSSRFPSNVLSELEAAQLEERVKQMELEELQQRLEEDNQIEHERLRLQSQAREAQQLQEEAIRTQEEAIRTQETLTRQLESRRQLKKRANQLEIAKMVTSLLKEKAQDPGGARSSPCPSDHSEARQPVPQPAAPHATPPPAPVTLPSASQHAVLPPAAQTSLQAPHVAPPSTPYPSLPPLPHRALPPVSLPCSSAPVNYYSAPISYPFHPAQYLRSSAAFTCPVEAESCSTTALPQLQTADGFPLSATSYGIPKPMIPFFESGKESDFALLRMALDNLLNSHLHLSEQYKYQVLLGHLKLPSALQLAKAYMHDPRPYTAAMQALQDKYGQPRQLVQSELGAILNAPALKFGDSEAFDAFALSIQTLVGMLRTLEGQNGYELRCGSHVDRLLGKMPPSYRDGFVEYCLNQGILRTGTDQTYTLPDLSVWLQMKSQAKRIAGRAASLYNFEAPKPPKKDQRPFNKSKEKSTAFLLTASDNQDLKGRPAPMKFSSKPKPYCPHCDNKEHFLNACAEFKKLNTEQIVRWIRDGQRCWKCRRSHKPEVCTLKRPCNTCKEQHLTVLHNAVQHTQKSVLMVTAPTTKVYLDRPNRSPKVMLKVVKVLLHAGDRVLETYAVLDDGSERSIILPQAVQRLNLTAQPETLTVRTVHQEVVQLQGASVTLYVSSLLKPEERYHIHHAFTSENLGLSEHSYPVRSLQQKYKHLRNLPLPPVEHAQPLLLIGSDLPHLLTPIEPVRTGPPGGPIAVHTQLGWSLQGPTNIDQVPASEQQCLFTVTDSPTCELFKNVERLWQIDTLPYTSKKQVTRSKQDQQALALLQSSTVRITVDGIQRYATPLLRRVNSATLQAPMETVLSSLRSTERRLAKDPQRAEAYCQEIRELERMGYVAVVPPEVATSTPESWYIPHHMVRHNNKDRIVFNCSFRHEGKSLNELLLPGPTLGPSLLGVLIRFRQYPVAVSGDIKGMFHQIRLLPADKPVLRFIWRDMKRTEEPKIYEWQVLPFGTTCSPCCAIYALQRHVQNTSESNSDLIDIVEQSFYVDNCLHSTHSKEEAKDIVDRLRHLLHTGGFEIRQWASNVPAVIEHLPSNIRSESSELWLSQYSTDLQEPTLGLRWDCIHDTLKYKHRPVERTEPTLRNVYRVLACQYDPLGYIVPFTTRAKILVQDLWKAQIGWDDPIQPQSLRDRWLTWEREIPDLIQMEIPRCYAPVPADSSTSIRDLHIFCDASERAYGSVAYLRTEDAQKQVHVSFVLARSRVAPKKQLSMPRLELSAALTGAQLASVLQTELTLPIRTIILWSDSTTVLHWITSESCQYKVFVGTRVAEIQSLTDVSNWRYVDTANNPADDITRGKTLKELSRPHRWHQGPAFLRQTEDHWPTSPSSYPEADDSELKKSSFCGHVTVDSCPQLPEVSMFSTWKELMQATVRFLHGAADPNYDSLHEAADYIKAENLLLKQAQLESFPEEVKALITDRPLPTSSRLGSLSPEYDKDTGLIRVGGRLRRAEQLELDTIHPVLLDPKHPLTNLIIQDFDETLLHPGPERVLAELRRRFWILRGREAVKRQQSRCMQCQAWRANPSVPKMADLPPARLRLYKPPFYSTGVDCFGPFTVKIGRRTEKRWGIVFKCMTTRCVHLDLLESLDTDVEGILNAKPLGYVSSDLADPDPITPSILLMGRYDASLPQVIYDSNDTLGNRRWRHSQVLVDRFWTRFISHYLPSLQERQKWQRDGKHLEPNQVVLIVDPQLPRALWPVGKVTATYPGADGRIRTAAIEVKDRTYIRPVARLVQLPKLEDRATDPPA, from the exons ATGGAACCTGCAGATGTCCCGTCTGAGCCCGCACCCCAACGTGCttcggagagagagagacgcccCCCAGCCTACTTGACTGACTATGTGGTTGCAACACTCCCTTCAGAGGGACAAACCCATACCACACAACAAGCTCTCTCCTCCCAGCGATCACGTAGTGGGAGATCATGCTCATCTCAGAAGAGCTGCGACTCCAGATCAACACGATCATCTCGCTCGTTCTCGAGCAGATTCCCCTCTAACGTTCTCTCAGAACTGgaagcagcacagctggaagaGCGAGTGAAACAGATGGAGCTTGAGGAGTTACAACAGCGTCTAGAAGAGGACAACCAAATAGAACATGAACGTCTGCGACTTCAATCTCAAGCCAGAGaggcccagcagctgcaggaggaagccatCAGAACGCAGGAGGAAGCCATCAGAACGCAGGAAACGTTAACAAGACAGCTTGAGAGCCGACGACAGCTAAAGAAGAGAGCGAACCAGCTGGAAATAGCGAAGATGGTTACTTCTCTCTTGAAAGAGAAAGCACAGGACCCTGGTGGTGCCAGATCCTCACCCTGTCCATCAGATCATAGTGAGGCAAGGCAACCTGTACCTCAACCTGCAGCGCCCCATGCGACTCCGCCTCCAGCTCCAGTGACTCTACCTTCAGCCAGCCAACACGCGGTtctgcctccagctgctcaGACTTCACTTCAAGCACCACATGTAGCTCCGCCCTCTACGCCATatccatctcttcctccattACCACATCGTGCCCTTCCTCCAGTATCCCTGCCTTGTAGTTCAGCGCCAGTGAACTACTACTCTGCTCCAATTTCATATCCATTTCACCCAGCGCAGTATCTCCGCTCCAGTGCAGCCTTCACCTGCCCGGTTGAAGCAGAGTCGTGCTCCACTACAGCGCTGCCTCAACTACAGACGGCTGATGGGTTCCCACTCAGTGCCACATCCTATGGCATCCCCAAACCTATGATCCCCTTCTTCGAGAGTGGTAAAGAAAGTGACTTTGCGCTACTGAGGATGGCACTTGACAACCTGCTGAATAGTCATCTGCATTTGAGTGAGCAGTACAAGTATCAAGTGCTTCTGGGACACCTGAAGCTACCTAGTGCGCTTCAATTAGCCAAAGCCTATATGCATGACCCAAGGCCGTACACAGCGGCTATGCAGGCACTGCAAGATAAGTACGGTCAACCTCGTCAGCTCGTCCAAAGTGAACTCGGTGCGATCCTTAACGCGCCAGCCCTCAAGTTCGGAGACTCCGAGGCATTTGATGCGTTTGCTTTGTCCATTCAAACGCTAGTAGGCATGCTTAGGACCCTAGAGGGACAGAATGGCTATGAGTTAAGATGTGGATCCCATGTCGACCGGCTATTGGGCAAGATGCCGCCAAGCTACCGCGACGGGTTTGTGGAATACTGTCTGAACCAAGGTATCCTTCGGACAGGTACGGACCAGACCTATACTCTGCCTGATCTGAGCGTCTGGCTTCAGATGAAATCCCAAGCCAAACGCATAGCTGGTAGAGCTGCTTCTCTCTATAACTTTGAAGCACCCAAGCCACCAAAGAAGGACCAACGTCCCTTCAACAAATCGAAGGAGAAATCCACAGCATTCCTCCTCACTGCCAGTGATAATCAAGATCTCAAAGGACGTCCAGCACCCATGAAGTTCTCATCCAAACCAAAACCATACTGCCCTCACTGCGACAATAAGGAGCACTTTCTGAATGCTTGCGCAGAATTCAAGAAACTGAACACAGAGCAGATCGTGAGGTGGATAAGGGACGGACAGCGGTGTTGGAAGTGCAGACGATCTCACAAGCCTGAGGTTTGTACCCTCAAGCGGCCTTGCAATACCTGCAAAGAACAACATCTGACAGTATTACACAACGCAGTCCAGCATACCCAGAAGAGTGTGCTTATGGTGACCGCTCCAACTACAAAGGTGTACTTGGATAGACCAAACAGATCCCCCAAGGTGATGCTGAAGGTTGTGAAAGTCTTACTTCATGCTGGGGACAGAGTGTTGGAGACGTATGCAGTGCTAGACGATGGTTCAGAGCGAAGCATCATATTGCCACAAGCTGTACAACGTCTGAACCTCACCGCGCAGCCTGAAACGCTTACCGTCCGAACTGTTCACCAAGAGGTAGTGCAGCTTCAAGGCGCTTCAGTTACCCTTTACGTTTCCTCACTGCTCAAACCCGAAGAGAGGTATCATATACACCATGCATTCACCTCAGAGAATTTAGGTCTCTCAGAGCATTCCTATCCAGTGAGGTCTCTCCAACAGAAATATAAGCACCTCCGCAACTTACCTTTGCCTCCTGTAGAACATGCTCAACCTCTGCTGCTCATTGGATCTGATCTGCCTCATCTCCTGACACCCATAGAGCCGGTGCGGACAGGTCCACCAGGAGGGCCCATCGCAGTCCATACCCAGCTTGGCTGGTCACTTCAAGGTCCCACCAATATCGACCAAGTTCCCGCCTCCGAGCAGCAGTGCCTATTCACAGTAACGGACTCACCAACCTGTGAACTCTTTAAGAATGTTGAACGTCTATGGCAGATCGATACGCTGCCCTACACAAGCAAGAAGCAGGTGACCCGATCGAAGCAAGATCAGCAAGCCTTAGCCTTACTCCAGTCATCCACCGTTAGAATCACTGTTGATGGGATACAAAGATATGCTACACCGTTGCTTCGTCGTGTCAACTCCGCCACTCTCCAAGCCCCTATGGAAACTGTGTTGTCTAGTCTTCGTAGCACAGAGAGGAGACTTGCCAAAGACCCACAACGCGCTGAGGCGTACTGTCAAGAGATCAGGGAGCTAGAGAGGATGGGCTACGTAGCAGTGGTGCCACCTGAGGTAGCTACATCAACCCCAGAATCCTGGTATATACCTCACCATATGGTTCGGCACAACAACAAGGACAGGATCGTCTTCAACTGTTCCTTCCGGCACGAAGGGAAGTCTCTGAACGAACTTCTCCTCCCTGGACCTACCCTAGGCCCATCATTGCTTGGAGTCCTCATTCGGTTTCGGCAGTACCCAGTAGCGGTGAGCGGTGACATCAAAGGCATGTTCCACCAGATACGCCTTCTGCCAGCCGACAAACCAGTTCTGCGTTTCATCTGGCGGGATATGAAGAGGACTGAGGAGCCTAAGATCTACGAATGGCAAGTTCTGCCGTTCGGCACTACGTGCAGCCCCTGCTGTGCCATCTACGCCCTGCAACGGCACGTCCAAAATACAAGTGAGTCCAACAGCGACCTCATTGACATTGTTGAGCAGTCATTCTACGTGGATAACTGTCTCCACAGCACCCACTCAAAGGAGGAAGCTAAGGATATTGTTGATCGCCTGCGCCATCTACTCCACACCGGAGGCTTCGAAATACGCCAGTGGGCTAGTAACGTTCCTGCCGTTATCGAACATCTTCCATCCAACATCAGATCTGAGAGCAGTGAGCTATGGCTTTCCCAATACAGTACGGACCTGCAGGAACCAACTCTTGGGTTACGTTGGGACTGCATCCATGACACGTTGAAGTACAAACATAGACCAGTGGAGAGAACTGAACCTACGTTGAGGAACGTTTACAGGGTACTTGCCTGTCAGTATGACCCACTAGGTTATATTGTACCATTCACCACAAGGGCCAAGATTCTGGTTCAGGATCTTTGGAAGGCACAAATTGGCTGGGATGACCCGATCCAGCCACAGAGCCTCCGTGACAGATGGCTCACTTGGGAGCGTGAGATTCCTGATCTCATCCAGATGGAGATTCCCAGATGTTATGCACCAGTGCCTGCAGACTCATCGACATCTATCAGAGATCTTCACATCTTCTGTGATGCTTCTGAGAGAGCATATGGATCTGTTGCCTATCTACGGACAGAAGATGCTCAGAAGCAAGTGCATGTTTCTTTCGTCCTAGCTCGATCCCGTGTGGCACCAAAGAAGCAACTTTCCATGCCACGGTTAGAGTTGAGTGCTGCACTCACCGGTGCTCAACTAGCCAGCGTCCTTCAGACTGAGCTCACCTTACCCATCAGGACGATCATTCTCTGGTCAGACTCCACTACTGTTCTCCACTGGATCACGTCCGAATCTTGCCAATATAAGGTTTTTGTGGGCACACGTGTGGCAGAAATACAGAGTCTCACGGACGTGAGTAACTGGAGGTATGTGGATACTGCGAACAATCCTGCAGATGATATCACGCGGGGCAAGACCCTGAAGGAGTTATCTCGACCACACCGCTGGCACCAAGGTCCTGCCTTCTTACGTCAGACAGAGGATCACTGGCCGACCAGCCCATCTTCCTATCCAGAGGCAGATGATAGTGAATTGAAGAAATCCTCCTTCTGTGGACATGTGACTGTTGATTCTTGTCCTCAACTCCCCGAGGTCAGCATGTTCTCCACATGGAAGGAACTCATGCAAGCAACAGTGCGGTTCCTACACGGGGCGGCTGATCCAAACTATGACTCGCTCCACGAAGCAGCTGATTACATCAAAGCTGAGAATCTCCTCCTAAAACAGGCGCAGTTGGAGTCATTCCCGGAAGAGGTCAAGGCGCTCATCACCGACCGACCCTTGCCAACCTCCAGTAGATTGGGCTCCCTATCTCCTGAGTATGATAAGGATACAGGGCTCATCAGAGTTGGGGGGAGGTTacgaagagcagagcagctagAACTAGACACCATCCACCCAGTCTTGCTAGATCCAAAGCATCCCTTGACCAATCTAATCATCCAGGATTTCGATGAGACCCTCCTGCATCCTGGCCCTGAACGAGTGCTGGCAGAGCTACGTCGTCGGTTTTGGATATTGCGGGGCAGGGAAGCTGTCAAGAGGCAGCAGAGTCGCTGCATGCAGTGCCAGGCATGGCGTGCCAATCCTTCTGTCCCTAAGATGGCTGATTTGCCACCTGCTCGTCTGCGCTTATATAAACCACCCTTTTATTCAACCGGAGTAGATTGCTTCGGGCCCTTCACGGTGAAGATCGGACGCCGAACAGAGAAGCGTTGGGGCATTGTCTTCAAGTGCATGACAACCAGATGTGTGCATCTAGATCTCCTGGAAAGTCTCGACACCGAT GTAGAGGGCATCCTGAATGCAAAGCCTCTTGGCTATGTCTCATCTGACCTAGCTGATCCAGACCCTATCACACCTAGCATTCTGCTGATGGGACGCTATGATGCGTCACTTCCTCAGGTCATATATGACTCTAATGACACCCTTGGGAATCGCAGATGGCGGCACAGCCAAGTTCTTGTCGATCGCTTCTGGACCAGATTCATCAGTCACTACCTGCCTAGTCTACAGGAGAGACAGAAGTGGCAGAGAGATGGCAAACATCTTGAACCAAATCAAGTGGTGCTTATTGTGGATCCCCAACTCCCGCGGGCTTTATGGCCTGTCGGGAAGGTGACTGCCACTTACCCTGGAGCTGATGGACGCATCCGAACTGCTGCCATTGAGGTCAAAGATCGGACATACATTCGACCAGTAGCTCGTCTGGTCCAGCTCCCTAAGCTCGAAGACAGAGCTACAGATCCACCTGCCTGA